Proteins encoded within one genomic window of Desulfovermiculus halophilus DSM 18834:
- a CDS encoding SufB/SufD family protein, whose translation MSEVKSRPEKKPMTRNDEDIDISSYQYEGAESGVMEDLTQLDEQERQQLLMAGVDVSGKDRSGTFLQMDHSNVHCSSCIPGVEVLDIHQALSKYDGLKEYYWKAVDPDKDKYTRAVADKTHGGYFIRTEKGAKVTNPIQSCLFIKGEKVGQNVHNIIVVEEDSELHIITGCAVSHQVESALHMGISEIYIKRGGKLSFTMVHNWGEEVHVRPRTVGIVEQDGVFLNNYILLKPVRSAQLYPTLYLNGKGAVATSNSVIAAPPGSYINSGSRVVLNAPETRAEIIARTITTGGTIINPGHLVGNAVPAKGHLECKGLILKDGIIHAIPELEASVAGVELSHEAAVGKVAQEEIEYLMARGLDEDEATSTIVRGFLNVDIMGLPQELQDAIDQTIQEAGDEMF comes from the coding sequence ATGTCTGAGGTAAAGAGCAGACCCGAAAAGAAGCCAATGACCCGGAACGACGAGGACATCGACATCTCCAGCTACCAGTACGAGGGAGCTGAGTCCGGGGTGATGGAGGATCTGACCCAGCTGGACGAGCAGGAACGGCAGCAGCTGCTCATGGCTGGAGTGGATGTCTCGGGCAAGGACCGCAGCGGGACATTTTTGCAGATGGACCATTCCAACGTGCATTGCAGCAGCTGCATCCCAGGGGTAGAGGTCCTGGACATCCATCAGGCCCTGAGCAAGTACGATGGGCTCAAGGAGTACTACTGGAAGGCCGTGGATCCGGATAAGGACAAATATACCCGGGCAGTGGCGGACAAGACCCATGGGGGGTACTTCATCCGGACCGAAAAAGGGGCCAAGGTGACCAACCCTATTCAGTCCTGCCTGTTCATCAAAGGGGAGAAGGTCGGCCAGAATGTGCACAACATCATAGTGGTCGAAGAAGACTCCGAGCTGCACATCATCACCGGATGTGCGGTCTCCCATCAGGTGGAATCGGCTCTGCACATGGGCATCTCGGAGATCTACATCAAGCGGGGCGGAAAGCTCTCCTTCACCATGGTCCACAACTGGGGGGAGGAGGTCCATGTCCGGCCCAGGACCGTGGGCATCGTCGAACAGGACGGGGTGTTCTTGAACAACTACATCCTGCTCAAGCCGGTGCGCTCGGCCCAGCTCTATCCCACCCTGTATTTAAACGGGAAAGGCGCTGTGGCCACCTCCAACTCGGTTATCGCCGCCCCTCCAGGCTCATATATCAACAGCGGGAGCAGGGTGGTCCTCAACGCCCCGGAGACCAGGGCCGAGATCATCGCCCGAACCATCACCACCGGCGGAACGATCATCAATCCCGGGCATCTGGTGGGCAATGCAGTCCCGGCCAAGGGACATCTGGAATGCAAGGGGCTGATCCTCAAAGACGGCATCATTCACGCCATCCCTGAGCTTGAGGCCTCGGTCGCCGGGGTCGAGCTGTCCCATGAAGCGGCGGTGGGCAAGGTGGCCCAGGAAGAGATTGAATACCTCATGGCCCGGGGCCTGGACGAGGATGAGGCCACATCGACCATTGTCCGCGGCTTCCTGAACGTGGACATCATGGGCCTGCCCCAGGAGCTCCAGGATGCAATCGACCAGACCATTCAGGAGGCCGGGGACGAGATGTTCTAA
- a CDS encoding ABC transporter ATP-binding protein, which translates to MLQIEDLHVNIGPNKVLRGVNLEIGRNETFILFGPNGSGKTTLLMTLMGFGGYEITQGKIVFRGEDITHMPVYERAKLGIGMSFQRPPTIHGLKTRHLVQLCAGDEDVDVEAMAREVDLEKFLDRDINSGFSGGEIKRSELLQLMAQKPKLLLFDEPESGVDLENMKLIGKMVRHLLQQDLQPRDDMSMKEQKAKRDSSGLIITHTGYILDYINADRGMVMYNGALCCSARPRDILDHISEYGYEECVRCLR; encoded by the coding sequence ATGCTGCAAATTGAAGATCTGCATGTGAATATAGGTCCGAACAAGGTCCTGCGCGGGGTCAATCTGGAGATTGGGCGCAATGAGACCTTCATCCTCTTTGGCCCCAACGGATCGGGCAAGACCACCCTGCTCATGACCCTGATGGGATTCGGCGGGTATGAGATCACCCAGGGCAAGATCGTCTTCCGCGGGGAAGATATTACACACATGCCGGTGTACGAGCGGGCCAAGCTGGGGATCGGGATGTCCTTCCAGCGCCCTCCGACCATTCACGGCCTGAAGACCAGGCATCTGGTCCAGCTCTGCGCCGGGGATGAGGACGTGGATGTGGAGGCCATGGCCAGAGAGGTGGATCTGGAGAAGTTTCTGGACCGGGACATCAACTCCGGGTTTTCCGGGGGGGAGATCAAGCGTTCAGAGCTTTTGCAGCTCATGGCCCAGAAGCCCAAGCTCCTGCTGTTCGACGAGCCGGAATCCGGAGTGGACCTGGAGAATATGAAGCTGATCGGCAAGATGGTCCGTCATCTCCTGCAGCAGGATCTGCAGCCCAGGGACGACATGAGCATGAAGGAACAAAAGGCCAAGCGGGATTCGTCCGGGCTGATCATAACCCACACCGGCTATATCCTGGATTATATCAATGCCGATAGGGGCATGGTCATGTACAACGGGGCTTTGTGCTGTTCGGCCCGGCCCAGGGATATCTTGGACCATATCAGCGAATACGGCTATGAGGAGTGTGTGCGATGTCTGAGGTAA
- a CDS encoding M24 family metallopeptidase, giving the protein MEALDSIPQSELKYRWARVRQYLERDLPQAQGVMVMSRALIYWLSGHWGNGLFWLPREGEPVLMLRKGLDRAKLESPVQTIRSFRSPSQIPGILADQGQTVPSVSGADMGGISWTMGQLLARKLPDVSFVDAELVLSKARAVKSDWELSVIRLAGERHNRVLVQNIVQHIHPEMNEQDIARCLLQEMFAVGHQGQVRMHGLGEELYCGVVSAGDSGNYPTVSSGPVGYRGMHPAVPQMGYSGQIWSAGRPLILDTVFQLEGYHTDKTQVYFAGQQSQLPSKLKDAHSMCQEVYAWLLENLRPGAIPSELYAHCLDMVAQKGWGEGFMGLGENKVPFVGHGVGIFVDDWPVVASKFDAPLEENMVLALEPKIGIPRLGMTGVENTCRVTPQGGVSLTGDADDILCVQE; this is encoded by the coding sequence ATGGAAGCCTTAGACAGCATCCCGCAGTCTGAATTGAAGTACCGGTGGGCCAGGGTCAGGCAGTATCTGGAGCGGGACCTGCCCCAGGCCCAGGGGGTCATGGTCATGTCCCGGGCTTTGATCTACTGGCTGAGCGGACACTGGGGAAACGGCCTGTTCTGGCTGCCCCGGGAGGGCGAGCCGGTGCTCATGCTGCGCAAGGGGCTGGACAGGGCCAAGCTGGAGTCCCCGGTGCAGACTATTCGTTCTTTCCGTTCCCCGTCCCAGATACCGGGGATTCTTGCCGACCAGGGCCAGACTGTGCCTTCTGTTTCAGGAGCGGATATGGGCGGGATCTCCTGGACTATGGGGCAACTGCTGGCCCGGAAGCTGCCGGATGTTTCCTTTGTTGACGCGGAGCTGGTCTTGAGCAAGGCCAGGGCTGTGAAATCGGATTGGGAGCTCTCGGTCATCAGATTGGCCGGAGAGCGCCACAACCGGGTTCTGGTCCAGAACATAGTTCAGCACATTCATCCGGAGATGAATGAGCAAGATATCGCCCGGTGTTTGCTCCAGGAGATGTTCGCCGTCGGTCATCAGGGCCAGGTCCGCATGCACGGGCTGGGAGAGGAGCTGTATTGTGGGGTGGTTTCGGCCGGAGACTCCGGCAACTACCCAACGGTGAGCAGCGGGCCGGTGGGCTACCGGGGGATGCATCCGGCCGTGCCCCAGATGGGATACTCCGGACAGATCTGGAGTGCTGGCCGGCCTTTGATCCTGGACACTGTCTTTCAACTGGAAGGGTACCATACGGACAAGACCCAGGTATATTTTGCGGGCCAGCAGTCCCAGCTGCCCTCCAAGCTCAAGGATGCGCACAGCATGTGCCAGGAAGTGTATGCCTGGCTGCTGGAGAACCTGCGTCCAGGGGCCATACCATCCGAGCTCTATGCCCATTGCCTGGACATGGTGGCCCAAAAAGGCTGGGGTGAAGGGTTTATGGGCCTGGGGGAGAACAAGGTCCCGTTTGTCGGGCACGGGGTAGGGATATTTGTGGACGACTGGCCGGTTGTGGCCTCCAAGTTTGATGCCCCGCTGGAAGAAAACATGGTTTTGGCCCTGGAGCCCAAGATCGGGATTCCCAGACTGGGCATGACCGGAGTGGAGAACACCTGCCGGGTGACCCCGCAGGGCGGGGTGAGCCTGACGGGTGATGCGGACGACATCCTCTGTGTGCAAGAATAA
- a CDS encoding YkgJ family cysteine cluster protein: protein MPHAFLCHMCGQCCQGQGGIVLTDKDIRRLAFGLDLAPQVLLDLYAGYENSKPVLTSQDDGTCVFFRPDHGCTVHRHKPDVCRAWPFFRGNLEDEASWRMAQEYCPGINPDVPHLEFVRQGIRYIREQGLIHPPGPGSPSALVTGHILERHQG, encoded by the coding sequence ATGCCCCACGCCTTTCTCTGCCACATGTGCGGTCAGTGTTGCCAGGGTCAGGGAGGAATCGTGCTGACCGACAAGGACATCCGCCGCCTGGCCTTTGGGTTGGATCTCGCCCCGCAGGTCCTGCTGGACCTCTATGCCGGATATGAGAACAGCAAGCCTGTGTTGACCTCTCAGGACGACGGGACCTGTGTCTTTTTCCGCCCAGATCACGGATGCACCGTGCACCGGCACAAACCCGACGTGTGCCGGGCCTGGCCCTTCTTCCGGGGCAACCTGGAGGACGAGGCCAGCTGGAGGATGGCCCAGGAGTACTGTCCGGGCATCAACCCTGATGTCCCGCATCTGGAGTTTGTCCGCCAGGGTATCCGCTACATCCGGGAACAGGGACTCATCCATCCCCCGGGGCCGGGCAGCCCGTCGGCCCTGGTCACCGGACATATCCTGGAGAGACACCAAGGCTGA
- a CDS encoding rhomboid family intramembrane serine protease gives MFPLRDDIPRRYSPYATRVIVGVNALFFLYELGLNDQSLNRLFYFLGVVPARYFHPDWAQWMGFPEAGLLPLFTHMFLHSGLLHFVANMWILWVFADNVEDVMGPVRFVVFYLLCGLIAMGGHVLFNTDSTVPVVGASGAIAGVMGAYLLLYPHAQVLTLIPILIFPFFITLPAITFLGLWFLLQVFSGLFSLAGPQSGGGVAWWAHAAGFLAGMIFIPLFRDDKRCSWCYTDRDQNSDTFRFF, from the coding sequence ATGTTTCCTCTGCGCGATGACATTCCCCGCCGCTACTCCCCCTATGCAACCCGGGTCATAGTTGGAGTCAACGCCCTGTTCTTCCTTTATGAGCTGGGGCTGAACGACCAGAGTCTGAACCGACTGTTCTATTTTTTGGGAGTGGTTCCGGCCAGGTACTTCCATCCGGACTGGGCGCAGTGGATGGGCTTTCCGGAAGCCGGACTGCTTCCCTTGTTCACCCACATGTTTCTGCACAGCGGGCTGCTCCACTTTGTCGCCAACATGTGGATTTTGTGGGTCTTTGCGGACAATGTCGAAGATGTCATGGGCCCGGTGCGCTTTGTTGTCTTTTACCTGCTCTGCGGGCTGATCGCCATGGGCGGCCATGTGCTCTTTAATACTGATTCCACGGTGCCGGTGGTCGGGGCCTCAGGGGCCATAGCCGGGGTCATGGGCGCATATCTGCTCCTCTATCCCCATGCCCAGGTCCTGACCCTGATCCCCATCCTGATCTTTCCCTTTTTCATCACCCTCCCGGCCATTACCTTTCTGGGGCTGTGGTTTCTGCTACAGGTCTTTTCCGGCCTGTTCAGCCTGGCCGGACCCCAAAGCGGGGGCGGGGTGGCCTGGTGGGCCCATGCGGCCGGATTCCTGGCCGGGATGATATTTATCCCCCTGTTCAGGGATGACAAACGATGCTCCTGGTGTTATACAGATAGGGACCAAAACTCAGATACGTTTCGTTTCTTCTGA
- the coaE gene encoding dephospho-CoA kinase (Dephospho-CoA kinase (CoaE) performs the final step in coenzyme A biosynthesis.), translating to MSDEEISRTIQEEVAPEQEGMRLDAYWVWRLGKQGWSRNQIRKLITQSRATLNSRPCLKPATSVRSGDHVGLDLPQMEPQIRAEAQPVQIVWQDRDLAVINKPPGLSVHPAPSEQSSTLVHRLVHMFPQLGEMNDLRPGIVHRLDKDTSGLLLVALNEDIRSALSRSLAAREVEKEYLALVYGCPKQAESWIDLPLGRDEQHKTRMAVQDGQGRPAQTWYRVLRVFAHVPCSLLQVRIVTGRTHQIRVHLAHLGHAVLGDRTYGPQQTASLERSHPDLAKAVTRQMLHAWRLGFRHPRSDEWQSIRQGVPRDFLRVLLRAHRRPQRVGITGSAGCGKSSLSSLLAKDRVPVWSADQVVAELYAPGADGWEMLRRSFGQRFVPDESGPVDKKALLEAMQSSPEVRAAVQDLIHPLVEHSWLEFCACHDTARVVLAEVPLLFEGKWKDRGLVDVTVNVHTPAGIRHRRLADNRGWSPEIIAQMQAWQMADQDKARMADLNVSNAGSWAELERAAADLRRLLLDLRREAVHVFCNRLKTCGVL from the coding sequence ATGAGTGACGAAGAGATCAGCAGGACAATACAGGAGGAAGTGGCACCGGAGCAGGAGGGGATGCGCCTGGATGCCTACTGGGTGTGGCGCCTGGGGAAGCAGGGGTGGAGCAGAAACCAGATCCGGAAGCTGATCACCCAGTCCCGGGCAACGCTCAACTCTCGCCCATGCCTCAAGCCGGCGACCTCGGTGCGCAGCGGTGACCATGTGGGGCTGGATCTTCCGCAGATGGAGCCTCAAATCCGGGCTGAGGCCCAGCCGGTGCAGATCGTCTGGCAGGACCGGGATCTGGCCGTCATCAACAAGCCGCCGGGCCTGAGTGTGCATCCGGCCCCTTCGGAGCAGAGCAGCACCCTGGTCCACCGGTTGGTGCATATGTTTCCCCAGCTGGGGGAGATGAACGACCTCCGGCCGGGGATCGTGCACCGGCTGGACAAGGATACATCCGGCCTGCTCCTGGTAGCCTTGAATGAAGATATCCGGTCAGCCTTAAGCCGGTCCCTGGCCGCCCGGGAAGTGGAAAAAGAGTATTTAGCCCTGGTATACGGATGTCCAAAGCAGGCCGAGTCCTGGATCGATCTTCCCCTGGGCCGGGATGAGCAGCACAAGACGCGGATGGCGGTCCAGGATGGCCAGGGTCGGCCCGCCCAGACCTGGTACAGGGTTTTGCGTGTCTTTGCGCATGTTCCCTGCTCCTTGTTGCAGGTCCGGATCGTCACCGGACGCACGCACCAGATCCGGGTCCACCTGGCCCACCTGGGTCATGCAGTTCTCGGGGACCGGACCTATGGACCGCAGCAGACAGCTTCCCTGGAGCGTAGTCATCCGGATCTGGCCAAAGCGGTTACCAGGCAGATGCTCCATGCCTGGCGTCTGGGCTTTCGGCACCCGCGAAGCGATGAGTGGCAGAGTATCCGCCAAGGCGTGCCCAGGGATTTTCTGCGCGTTCTGCTCCGGGCCCATCGCCGCCCCCAGCGGGTTGGCATAACCGGGAGTGCCGGGTGCGGCAAATCGTCTCTTTCCTCTCTGTTGGCCAAGGATAGAGTCCCGGTCTGGAGCGCAGATCAAGTGGTCGCTGAACTCTATGCCCCGGGTGCGGATGGCTGGGAAATGCTCAGACGCAGCTTTGGACAGCGCTTTGTCCCGGACGAATCGGGGCCAGTGGACAAGAAGGCCTTGTTGGAGGCCATGCAGTCGTCGCCAGAGGTGCGGGCGGCTGTCCAGGATCTTATCCATCCCCTGGTCGAACACAGCTGGCTGGAGTTTTGTGCCTGTCACGATACGGCCCGGGTTGTGCTGGCGGAGGTCCCGTTGCTGTTTGAGGGAAAGTGGAAAGACAGAGGCCTGGTTGATGTGACGGTCAACGTTCACACTCCGGCAGGGATCAGGCATCGGCGTCTGGCGGACAACCGGGGATGGAGCCCGGAGATCATCGCCCAAATGCAGGCCTGGCAGATGGCTGATCAGGACAAGGCCCGGATGGCGGACCTGAACGTGTCCAACGCAGGGTCCTGGGCTGAGCTGGAGCGGGCCGCTGCGGATCTGCGCCGATTGCTGCTCGATCTGCGGCGGGAAGCGGTTCATGTGTTTTGCAACCGGCTGAAGACCTGTGGAGTGCTGTAG
- a CDS encoding gamma carbonic anhydrase family protein has product MIWAIADRRPEIHPSCFIAPDAALIGSIVLEPDASIWFGTILRGDNDLITISQGTNIQDGSVVHTDEGIPVSIGAGVTVGHKAVLHGCRVGENSLIGINAVILNNARVGANCIVGAGALIPEGKEIPDNSVVFGTPGKVVREVSEQETARITGSAQHYMEKARIYAQKLRLQQSADPVRPD; this is encoded by the coding sequence ATGATCTGGGCTATAGCCGACCGGAGGCCAGAGATCCATCCATCCTGCTTCATTGCGCCGGATGCGGCCCTTATCGGCTCCATTGTGCTGGAGCCGGACGCGAGCATCTGGTTCGGGACCATCCTGCGTGGGGACAACGACCTGATAACCATCTCCCAGGGGACGAATATCCAGGACGGGAGCGTGGTACACACGGATGAGGGAATCCCGGTGAGCATAGGGGCGGGTGTTACTGTGGGCCATAAGGCCGTCCTGCACGGGTGCCGGGTCGGGGAGAACTCCCTGATCGGGATCAATGCGGTTATCTTAAACAATGCCAGGGTCGGGGCCAACTGCATTGTCGGGGCAGGGGCACTGATCCCGGAAGGAAAAGAGATCCCGGACAACTCCGTGGTCTTCGGCACTCCGGGCAAGGTGGTCCGGGAGGTTTCCGAGCAGGAGACGGCCCGGATCACGGGCAGCGCCCAGCACTATATGGAAAAGGCCAGGATCTACGCCCAAAAGCTGCGGCTCCAGCAATCTGCGGATCCGGTGCGGCCGGATTGA
- a CDS encoding cyclase family protein: MGGWIDLTHPLYQGMPVWPGDTTVGITEVMTVETDGCSAQRVDMGNHVGTHVDAPSHFVPKARDVDQLSLQAMTGPARLLSLPREQGGVISRDDLQAALRPGDVSRRIILRTGWGDRFATPEFYHRFPVLTVEAAEYLAGLDLWLLGMDTPSPSPIDDPGQRIHKALLGAGVVLVESMAHLDSLPAGEIDVCVLPLPLHQASGAPCRAIGRCCGY; encoded by the coding sequence ATGGGAGGCTGGATAGATCTGACCCATCCCCTTTACCAGGGCATGCCGGTCTGGCCGGGGGACACAACGGTGGGCATAACCGAGGTGATGACCGTGGAGACGGACGGGTGCTCCGCCCAGCGGGTGGATATGGGCAACCATGTGGGGACCCATGTCGATGCCCCGTCCCATTTTGTGCCTAAGGCCCGGGACGTGGACCAGCTCTCCTTGCAGGCCATGACCGGACCGGCCAGGCTGCTCTCCCTGCCCAGGGAGCAGGGCGGGGTGATCAGCAGAGACGATCTGCAGGCGGCACTCAGGCCGGGGGATGTGAGCCGGCGGATCATCCTGCGCACCGGCTGGGGGGACCGCTTTGCCACCCCGGAGTTTTACCACCGTTTTCCGGTGTTGACTGTTGAGGCCGCCGAGTATCTGGCCGGTCTGGACCTCTGGCTGCTGGGAATGGATACGCCTTCGCCCAGCCCGATTGACGATCCGGGCCAGAGGATCCACAAGGCGCTGCTCGGAGCCGGGGTGGTCCTGGTGGAGTCCATGGCTCATCTGGACAGCCTTCCGGCCGGGGAAATCGATGTCTGCGTCCTGCCCCTTCCCCTCCATCAGGCCAGCGGCGCCCCCTGCCGGGCCATAGGCAGATGCTGCGGATATTGA
- a CDS encoding STAS domain-containing protein: MNVEFVEHNGVLVAFVLADQIDASSAGSFRDNILGRIENGYKRIVLDLTKVDFIDSSGLGAIISALKRLGEDGDLAICGVNEPVMSLFRLTRMNRIFNIFNTQEEAVAALSTKSS, from the coding sequence GTGAATGTTGAATTTGTAGAACACAACGGAGTCCTGGTCGCGTTTGTGTTGGCCGATCAGATTGATGCATCCTCGGCTGGAAGCTTTCGGGACAATATCCTAGGCAGGATCGAAAACGGGTACAAGCGCATCGTACTGGACCTGACCAAGGTGGATTTTATCGACAGCTCCGGGCTGGGAGCCATCATCTCGGCCCTGAAGCGGCTTGGTGAGGACGGCGACCTGGCCATCTGCGGAGTGAACGAGCCGGTGATGAGCTTATTCCGCTTGACCAGAATGAACAGGATCTTCAATATCTTCAATACACAGGAAGAGGCCGTGGCTGCCTTGAGCACCAAAAGCTCCTGA
- a CDS encoding DUF3786 domain-containing protein, protein MPISPIDLYRDVLPQTDCGDCGFPTCLSFAAKVVSEQLSLTRCPHLSPETVADYEDRLQEQYAEHKWVKRDTAQDALQWAKERSARISLQDLPGRLGGELVAGEDGPAVRLPYIGGDVLITEQGMHKADGTELTLWEQVLLYNHWAQGGEREPSGKWLGFQELPNTVSKIKTMQTQVYGPLAQCCAGRGEELKRAARELGGEDWTAELESGDAAVFLPALPRIPVLVMFWDRDQEEGFGAEVKFLFDQTVTEHLDIESILFLSEQIRKLLCAHIGRENTKGHKEGTWEAG, encoded by the coding sequence ATGCCCATATCGCCAATTGATCTCTACCGCGATGTCCTGCCTCAGACCGATTGCGGGGACTGTGGGTTCCCCACCTGCCTGAGCTTTGCAGCCAAAGTGGTTTCAGAGCAGCTTTCCCTGACCAGGTGTCCGCATCTGTCTCCGGAGACTGTTGCTGACTATGAAGACAGGCTGCAGGAGCAGTATGCCGAGCACAAATGGGTCAAGAGGGATACTGCCCAGGATGCCCTGCAGTGGGCCAAGGAGCGGTCAGCCCGTATATCCCTGCAGGACCTGCCCGGCCGTCTGGGCGGGGAGCTGGTGGCCGGGGAGGACGGACCGGCCGTGCGTTTGCCGTACATCGGCGGGGATGTACTGATAACCGAGCAGGGGATGCACAAGGCGGACGGGACGGAGCTTACCCTGTGGGAGCAGGTCCTGCTCTACAACCACTGGGCCCAGGGTGGAGAACGGGAGCCAAGCGGAAAGTGGCTCGGATTTCAGGAGCTGCCGAATACCGTCTCCAAGATCAAGACCATGCAGACCCAGGTCTATGGGCCTTTGGCCCAGTGCTGTGCAGGAAGAGGCGAGGAGCTGAAAAGAGCGGCCCGGGAGCTGGGCGGCGAGGACTGGACCGCTGAACTTGAATCGGGTGATGCCGCTGTCTTTTTGCCCGCCCTGCCCAGGATTCCGGTTCTGGTCATGTTCTGGGACCGGGACCAGGAAGAGGGCTTTGGGGCGGAGGTGAAATTTCTCTTTGACCAGACCGTGACCGAGCACCTGGATATAGAGTCCATTCTGTTCTTGAGCGAACAGATTCGGAAACTGCTGTGTGCCCATATCGGGCGGGAGAACACCAAAGGACACAAGGAAGGTACATGGGAGGCTGGATAG